Proteins from a genomic interval of Daphnia pulex isolate KAP4 chromosome 4, ASM2113471v1:
- the LOC124192232 gene encoding trypsin-1-like — MKKCCTVNVLLLLVSIVFAMGIGSVCCFDIPTEFQEGYQQFPFSSFPFSDPVSNIDTVISQECGISKFYRQRRPRDDQHLGSIVQKDRNSVLSAIFKKDFKEDDFLKRERLKARIINGKQSKPGAWPWQVSLQLLHPKMGFVGHWCGGVLLNGLNGDFWVLTAAHCISNDAFHYPFSALWTAVVGEHDRAIEDGFEQRIMIDKIYLHERFKEYHHDIALMKLQKSESLQNVTDRIRGICLPTDDNVEIFQGVRCIATGWGQSKKGNKLENILHQTELPVVENSHCKQVYGTMFNIPINNYHLCAGPITEGGAGTCVGDSGGPLQCSLRDGRWYLAGITSFGSGCAKPGFPDVFTRITYYLPWIRGKFRSSDDSL; from the exons atgaagaaatgttGTACCGTGAACGTTCTGTTACTTTTAGTATCAATAGTTTTCGCAATGGGAATCGGCAGTGTTTGCTGCTTCGATATTCCTACGGAATTTCAAGAAGGTTACCagcaatttccattttcatcttttccattttccgaTCCAGTGAGCAATATTGACACAGTGATTTCCCAAG AATGTGGCATCAGCAAATTTTACAGACAAAGACGACCCCGCGATGATCAACATCTGGGCTCCATCGTCCAAAAAGATAGGAATTCTGTATTGTcagcaattttcaaaaaagattttaaagaaGATGATTTTCTTAAACGAGAAAGGCTGAAAGCCAGAATTATCAATGGAAAACAAAGCAAACCAGGAGCGTGGCCGTGGCAA GTTTCCTTGCAACTATTGCATCCTAAAATGGGCTTCGTTGGACACTGGTGTGGAGGCGTTTTGTTAAATGGTTTAAATGGAGATTTTTGGGTTTTGACGGCAGCACACTGCATTTCAAA tgatGCATTTCATTATCCCTTCAGTGCACTG tGGACAGCTGTTGTGGGAGAACATGACAGGGCCATAGAAGACGGATTTGAACAGAGGATTATGATAGACAAAATTTATCTTCATGAAAGATTCAAAGAATACCACCATGATATTg CTTTAATGAAGTTACAGAAATCAGAAAGCCTTCAGAATGTTACAGATCGTATTCGCGGTATATGCTTACCCACAGATG ATAACGTTGAGATTTTTCAAGGAGTTAGGTGTATTGCAACAG GATGGGGACagtcaaaaaaagggaataaactGGAAAACATTCTCCATCAAACTGAATTACCAG TGGTAGAAAATTCGCACTGCAAACAAGTATATGGTACAATGTTCAACATACCAATCAATAACTACCATCTTTGTGCCGGGCCAATTACAGAAGGAGGCGCTGGAACTTGCGtg GGAGATTCAGGTGGACCTCTTCAATGTAGCTTACGTGACGGGCGTTGGTACCTTGCTGGTATTACATCATTTGGATCTGG ATGTGCAAAACCAGGATTTCCCGATGTTTTTACAAGAATTACATACTACCTTCCATGGATTCGTGGAAAGTTTCGTTCATCAGATGATAGTTTATAG